The Desulfitobacterium chlororespirans DSM 11544 genome contains a region encoding:
- a CDS encoding BlaI/MecI/CopY family transcriptional regulator, with translation MEQYKLGEVEQKFADLIWLHAPIPSGELVKLCEKELNWKKSTTYTMLKRLCDRGIFENQKGRVTALMSREDFTAAQGEQFLSETFEGSLPRFFAAFTRRNKLSAKEIHELQQLIDQHKEE, from the coding sequence ATGGAACAATATAAACTTGGCGAAGTGGAGCAAAAATTTGCCGATCTGATTTGGCTTCATGCCCCTATTCCTTCCGGGGAGCTTGTCAAGCTCTGTGAAAAGGAACTGAACTGGAAGAAATCCACCACCTATACCATGCTCAAGCGGCTCTGCGACCGGGGGATATTTGAAAATCAAAAAGGCCGGGTCACAGCCCTGATGAGCAGGGAAGACTTCACAGCGGCCCAGGGGGAGCAGTTTTTGAGCGAAACCTTCGAGGGTTCTCTGCCCCGTTTTTTTGCGGCATTCACCCGCAGGAACAAGTTAAGCGCCAAAGAAATACATGAGCTGCAGCAGCTCATTGACCAGCATAAGGAGGAATAA
- the ehuB gene encoding ectoine/hydroxyectoine ABC transporter substrate-binding protein EhuB has protein sequence MKKLPMLRTLLVGMLAFSVFALGGCGSSETNGDGMSTLAKAKEKGTVTVGFANEKPYAYKTADGELTGEAVEIARAVLKELGINEMQGELTEFASLIPGLQAKRFDMVTAGMFITPDRAEQVSFANPEYSIGEAIAVKKGNPLDLHSYEDIAKHGTAKVAVPGGAIEYDYLVASGVPKDRIVTVPDMPAALAALQAGRADVITATGPSIQATLDTANDPNLERVMDFTQPVIDGESVRGYGATAFRHEDSDFREAFNAELQKLKESGDLLKILESFGFTEQELPGDITVQDIIK, from the coding sequence ATGAAAAAGTTACCAATGCTCAGAACTTTACTGGTGGGGATGCTGGCCTTTAGTGTCTTTGCCTTGGGAGGGTGCGGCTCTTCCGAGACCAACGGTGACGGGATGAGTACATTGGCAAAGGCTAAGGAGAAAGGAACCGTCACCGTTGGTTTTGCTAATGAAAAGCCCTATGCATATAAAACTGCCGACGGGGAGCTCACCGGTGAAGCTGTGGAAATTGCCCGGGCCGTCTTAAAAGAGCTGGGGATTAATGAAATGCAGGGGGAGCTTACGGAATTCGCCTCTTTAATTCCCGGCCTTCAGGCCAAACGTTTTGATATGGTTACCGCCGGAATGTTTATCACCCCCGACCGGGCCGAGCAGGTATCCTTTGCCAATCCCGAATACAGCATCGGGGAAGCCATTGCCGTCAAGAAAGGTAACCCTCTCGACCTGCATAGCTATGAAGATATCGCCAAGCACGGGACGGCTAAAGTCGCTGTACCTGGGGGAGCCATTGAGTATGACTACCTTGTAGCCAGTGGTGTCCCCAAAGATAGAATCGTGACCGTTCCGGATATGCCGGCAGCTTTGGCAGCCCTGCAGGCCGGGCGGGCAGATGTGATTACCGCTACCGGCCCTTCGATTCAGGCTACTTTGGATACGGCCAATGACCCTAACTTGGAGCGGGTCATGGATTTCACTCAGCCGGTGATTGACGGCGAAAGTGTCAGAGGTTATGGGGCAACTGCCTTCCGCCATGAAGACAGTGATTTCCGGGAGGCTTTCAATGCCGAATTGCAGAAGCTGAAAGAATCCGGTGACCTTCTCAAGATCCTTGAATCCTTCGGCTTTACAGAGCAAGAGCTTCCGGGGGACATAACTGTACAAGACATTATTAAGTAG
- a CDS encoding 50S ribosomal protein L25, producing MSETAIQAVERKEKPKEVRSKGFVPGVIYGKSMDSISVKFDEKRLNKALQGRSQKAKISVQVAGETKQCFVGEIQKDITSGKTIHISMQVVEDDQVVKMKVPITFGGSEALSERKLIVLPYFSELEMTGPSADIPEYVAVDVADKLLGDKITIADFVVSPSVSVVDDPEKIIAAITGAR from the coding sequence ATGAGCGAAACTGCAATTCAGGCTGTCGAAAGGAAAGAAAAACCCAAGGAAGTCCGAAGCAAAGGTTTTGTGCCGGGGGTAATCTACGGCAAAAGTATGGACTCCATCAGTGTGAAATTCGATGAGAAGAGGCTTAACAAAGCCCTGCAGGGCCGTTCCCAAAAAGCTAAAATCTCTGTGCAGGTTGCGGGTGAAACCAAGCAGTGCTTCGTCGGAGAAATTCAAAAGGATATTACTTCGGGAAAAACCATTCATATCTCTATGCAAGTGGTGGAAGATGATCAGGTTGTGAAGATGAAAGTTCCGATTACCTTCGGCGGCAGTGAAGCACTCAGTGAAAGAAAATTGATCGTGCTGCCCTATTTTTCTGAGTTGGAGATGACGGGCCCCAGTGCCGATATTCCGGAATATGTGGCTGTCGATGTTGCAGATAAATTATTAGGAGATAAAATTACCATCGCAGACTTTGTGGTCAGCCCTTCAGTAAGCGTAGTGGATGATCCGGAAAAAATCATCGCGGCGATTACCGGCGCAAGATAG
- a CDS encoding M56 family metallopeptidase, whose protein sequence is MQEELFLKVLNMSITGSAVILCVVLMRLLLRKAPKVFPYALWSVVLFRLICPFSFESALSLLPVNPEPIPERIVYAAVPQIQTGIGAVDRIVSSSLPGATPYASVNPLQIWIFLGSLLWIMGIAALLIYSIFSLMGLKRRLRTAVHDQDNIYLCADIDTPFVMGVIHPRIYLPASLSGTEKEYILLHEQTHIRRFDHVVKILSFFVLCIHWFNPLVWAAFFLSGRDMEMSCDEAVIRKLGHEVKKDYSSSLLSLATGRRIVGGTPLAFGEGDTRGRIMNVLNYKKPAFRVLLIAFLAVLILGMGLMANPKAGENFTAAVYRVDEILYSASQYSFAYTTDSAPQYNISSDYVLFRKEVSDQDWVMLGSLYKYPLSRQERYGLFESLNNKAHDNLDEVKTIYRADLKDENQTFILVMEQKDGHILLAHGYDFSEKPRVRWLFHLNKIVEPDTNEQAGQVKPRSDRAAGTVEAEPMAKEQNPLEKAVSAAILQHHRSGYNGGDFSAQAHTTLATETGESEAGNGINTVTVYAMALYMEFGYRGGGLSETGGSHMPIALTFEVEDKNIYRLMEYWTPRDGADYGPSLREKFPERIFPGGIGEDALDTQKYIQAHAMACYEQAIAYGQVDVGNEIAGLIETICSSPAHMSNPGAYIDAHPLEYRTLIYYGSYTLEYCFDLFAQGGQRGLEGHIMAAACREIMMAKGASFDDILYSTGQDWYDSIKDWAVPS, encoded by the coding sequence ATGCAGGAGGAACTATTCTTAAAGGTACTCAACATGAGTATTACCGGAAGTGCGGTTATCCTGTGTGTAGTGCTTATGCGGCTCCTGCTCAGAAAAGCGCCGAAGGTTTTTCCCTACGCCCTTTGGAGCGTGGTGCTTTTTCGCTTGATTTGCCCTTTTTCTTTCGAGAGTGCCTTAAGTCTGCTGCCGGTGAACCCCGAACCGATTCCGGAACGCATTGTTTATGCCGCCGTACCTCAGATTCAGACAGGGATCGGGGCGGTGGATCGGATCGTCAGCTCGTCTCTGCCCGGGGCGACGCCCTATGCCAGCGTTAATCCCCTGCAGATCTGGATCTTTTTGGGGTCCCTGCTGTGGATAATGGGTATTGCCGCTCTTTTGATATACAGCATTTTCTCACTGATGGGCTTAAAAAGGCGGCTGAGGACCGCGGTCCATGATCAGGATAATATATACCTCTGTGCAGATATCGACACTCCCTTTGTCATGGGGGTGATCCATCCCCGGATTTATTTGCCCGCTTCGCTTTCCGGCACGGAGAAGGAGTATATCCTGCTCCATGAGCAGACTCATATCCGGAGGTTTGATCATGTGGTCAAGATCCTGAGCTTTTTTGTGCTTTGCATCCATTGGTTTAATCCCTTGGTGTGGGCCGCCTTTTTCCTTTCCGGCAGAGATATGGAAATGTCCTGCGACGAGGCGGTGATCAGGAAGCTGGGCCATGAGGTGAAAAAGGATTATTCCTCCTCCCTCCTTTCCCTGGCCACAGGCAGGCGGATCGTAGGCGGCACCCCCCTGGCCTTTGGCGAGGGTGATACCAGGGGCCGGATTATGAATGTTCTCAACTATAAAAAGCCTGCCTTCCGGGTCCTGCTGATCGCTTTTTTGGCTGTGCTCATTCTGGGTATGGGGCTGATGGCCAACCCCAAAGCCGGGGAGAACTTCACCGCTGCCGTTTACCGTGTGGATGAGATTCTCTACAGTGCCTCTCAGTATTCTTTTGCTTACACCACGGACAGCGCCCCTCAGTACAATATCTCTTCCGACTATGTGCTGTTTCGCAAGGAAGTCTCCGATCAGGACTGGGTCATGCTGGGCAGTCTCTATAAATATCCTCTCAGTCGTCAGGAGCGATACGGGCTCTTTGAGTCGCTGAACAACAAAGCCCATGATAATCTGGATGAGGTGAAAACAATTTACCGCGCTGATCTTAAGGATGAAAACCAGACCTTTATATTGGTGATGGAGCAAAAAGACGGTCATATTCTCCTGGCCCACGGCTATGATTTTTCCGAAAAGCCCCGTGTCCGCTGGCTGTTCCATTTGAATAAGATAGTTGAGCCTGATACCAATGAGCAGGCCGGCCAGGTGAAGCCCCGGAGTGATAGGGCTGCCGGCACCGTAGAGGCGGAGCCTATGGCGAAGGAGCAGAACCCTCTGGAGAAAGCTGTCTCCGCAGCGATCCTTCAGCATCATAGGAGCGGGTATAACGGTGGAGATTTCTCCGCCCAGGCTCATACTACTTTAGCCACTGAGACCGGGGAGTCGGAGGCAGGCAACGGCATCAACACGGTCACGGTCTATGCCATGGCCCTCTATATGGAGTTTGGATATCGTGGGGGTGGACTTTCTGAAACGGGGGGGAGCCACATGCCGATTGCCCTTACTTTTGAGGTGGAGGACAAGAATATCTACAGGCTGATGGAATACTGGACACCTCGGGATGGCGCTGATTATGGCCCCTCCCTCCGGGAAAAGTTCCCAGAGAGGATTTTCCCGGGGGGGATTGGGGAGGATGCCCTGGACACGCAAAAATATATTCAGGCTCACGCTATGGCCTGTTATGAGCAGGCCATAGCCTACGGCCAGGTGGATGTTGGCAACGAGATCGCCGGACTGATCGAGACCATCTGTTCTTCCCCGGCTCATATGTCCAATCCCGGGGCCTATATAGATGCCCATCCCCTTGAGTATCGTACTCTGATCTACTATGGCAGCTATACCCTGGAGTATTGCTTTGACCTCTTTGCCCAAGGTGGGCAGAGAGGACTGGAGGGTCACATCATGGCCGCCGCCTGCCGGGAAATTATGATGGCCAAGGGTGCGTCCTTTGACGATATTCTCTACAGCACCGGCCAGGATTGGTATGACAGCATCAAGGACTGGGCTGTTCCCTCATAA
- a CDS encoding flavodoxin, whose translation MKKIVVIYWSGSGNTEKMAAGVAEGARAAEAEVRIIPVDQASVADVLSADGVALGCPAMGSEVLEEDEMEPFICSLEQENLSAVPVVLFGSYDWGDGEWMRDWEERMKKAGANLAGDGLILQLEPDNDGMEQCRKLGKTLADA comes from the coding sequence ATGAAGAAAATTGTCGTCATCTATTGGAGTGGATCAGGCAATACGGAGAAAATGGCCGCAGGAGTGGCTGAAGGTGCCCGGGCTGCCGAAGCGGAGGTCCGGATCATTCCGGTCGATCAGGCGTCTGTCGCCGATGTCCTGTCCGCGGATGGAGTAGCACTGGGCTGCCCGGCCATGGGGTCTGAAGTTCTGGAAGAAGATGAAATGGAACCATTCATTTGCTCATTAGAGCAAGAAAATCTGTCTGCTGTGCCAGTGGTTCTTTTCGGCTCCTATGACTGGGGTGACGGAGAATGGATGCGGGACTGGGAAGAGCGCATGAAGAAAGCCGGCGCCAATTTAGCGGGGGACGGCTTGATTCTTCAGTTGGAACCGGATAACGATGGTATGGAACAATGCCGGAAACTGGGGAAGACCCTGGCCGACGCATAG
- the sdhB gene encoding succinate dehydrogenase iron-sulfur subunit, which yields MSGQKIVRLKIRRQNAPDQPVFWEEFAVDYSPKMNIISCLMEIQKDPVNAQGQKTNPVVWECNCLEEVCGACTMNINGQARQACSALVDQLEQPIVLEPLRKFPILRDLMVDRTIMFENLKRVHAWIDIDGTYDLGPGPRMAEVDRVWAYELSKCMTCGCCMESCPQVNSRSRFIGPAAISQARLFNTHPSGAMHKHIRLSALMGDGGITDCGNAQNCVRACPKEIPLTTSLADMNKEVNKFALKRWLNT from the coding sequence ATGTCAGGGCAGAAGATTGTCCGTTTAAAAATCCGTCGCCAAAATGCTCCGGACCAACCTGTTTTTTGGGAAGAGTTTGCGGTGGATTATAGTCCCAAGATGAATATCATTTCCTGCTTGATGGAGATTCAAAAAGATCCCGTCAATGCTCAAGGCCAAAAGACCAATCCGGTGGTCTGGGAATGCAACTGTCTTGAAGAAGTCTGTGGTGCCTGCACCATGAATATCAACGGTCAGGCCAGACAGGCCTGCTCGGCCTTAGTGGATCAATTGGAGCAGCCCATTGTCCTGGAGCCTCTCCGGAAATTCCCCATCCTCCGGGATCTTATGGTGGATCGAACTATTATGTTCGAGAATTTAAAGAGGGTTCACGCCTGGATTGATATCGACGGAACCTACGATCTGGGTCCTGGGCCCCGCATGGCTGAAGTGGATCGAGTATGGGCGTATGAGCTTTCCAAGTGCATGACCTGTGGGTGCTGCATGGAATCCTGCCCCCAAGTCAATTCCCGTTCCCGATTCATCGGACCGGCCGCGATTTCCCAGGCCCGCCTCTTTAACACCCACCCCTCGGGGGCTATGCATAAGCATATTCGCCTATCCGCCCTTATGGGTGATGGAGGGATCACCGACTGCGGCAACGCCCAAAATTGCGTACGGGCCTGCCCCAAGGAGATTCCTTTGACCACCAGTCTTGCCGATATGAACAAAGAGGTCAATAAATTTGCCTTGAAGCGATGGCTGAATACTTAA
- the ehuD gene encoding ectoine/hydroxyectoine ABC transporter permease subunit EhuD, whose amino-acid sequence MWNWDFAIKIFPEIFAALKITVIATFAGFFLALFLGMFLTIGSRSSLKPVAYSSKGFVEFIRSTPLLVQLYFIFYVLPQAGLSLSPLTAGIMGLGIHYSTYLSEVYRSGIEAIPQGQWEAAKALNFSPWQVWAKIIIPQAVPPVIPVMGNYLITMFKETPLLSAITLVEILQTAKIIGSHSFRYLEGFTIVGLLFLLLSYPCSVMIRRLEMRMTKSVR is encoded by the coding sequence ATGTGGAATTGGGATTTTGCCATTAAAATCTTCCCGGAGATATTTGCAGCACTAAAGATTACTGTGATCGCTACTTTTGCCGGATTCTTTCTGGCCTTGTTTTTAGGGATGTTCCTCACCATCGGCAGCCGCTCTTCCCTGAAGCCTGTCGCTTACAGCTCAAAAGGCTTTGTGGAGTTTATCCGCAGCACACCTTTGCTGGTTCAGCTCTATTTTATTTTCTATGTACTGCCCCAAGCCGGGTTGTCTTTAAGTCCCCTCACTGCCGGGATTATGGGTTTAGGGATTCATTACAGCACCTATCTCTCCGAAGTCTATCGCTCGGGAATCGAAGCGATACCCCAGGGACAATGGGAAGCAGCGAAAGCTCTCAATTTCAGCCCCTGGCAAGTATGGGCCAAGATCATCATTCCTCAAGCGGTGCCGCCGGTCATACCGGTGATGGGTAACTATTTGATCACCATGTTTAAAGAAACCCCTCTTCTTTCGGCCATTACCTTGGTGGAAATTTTACAGACAGCCAAGATTATCGGCTCCCACTCCTTCCGTTATCTGGAGGGGTTCACGATTGTAGGGCTTTTGTTCTTATTGTTGAGTTATCCCTGCTCGGTGATGATTCGCCGTTTGGAAATGAGGATGACGAAAAGCGTTCGCTAA
- a CDS encoding succinate dehydrogenase cytochrome b558 subunit — protein MSNEVGLRRAESGSYHFLIRRVHSLLGLLPIGIFLTFHLFLNLSARLGPGQYDKVIQTMQSVPGIFLIEMIIIFVPIIFHAVYGSWVVYTGQSNILRYQYPRNWFYIIQRISGIYTVIFVAVHVFALRFGEASFAGMQSAVANPWGLIFYAIGVVLAIFHFTNGLWAFAITWGITVGPRAQQIWTYACLAVFVLLTAIGLYDLTAFM, from the coding sequence ATGAGCAATGAGGTAGGTTTGAGGAGAGCAGAGTCGGGTTCTTACCATTTCCTGATTCGACGCGTCCATTCTCTCTTAGGGCTATTGCCCATCGGTATCTTCCTGACATTTCATTTGTTTTTAAATCTCTCGGCTCGTTTGGGACCGGGGCAATACGACAAAGTCATCCAGACCATGCAGAGTGTTCCGGGAATTTTTCTGATTGAGATGATCATTATCTTTGTTCCGATTATTTTTCATGCTGTTTATGGCAGCTGGGTGGTTTACACCGGTCAAAGCAATATCCTGCGTTATCAATATCCTCGGAACTGGTTTTATATTATCCAGCGGATCTCCGGTATCTATACCGTGATTTTCGTGGCTGTTCATGTTTTTGCCCTTCGCTTTGGGGAAGCCAGTTTTGCCGGGATGCAAAGCGCGGTTGCTAATCCCTGGGGGCTTATTTTTTATGCGATCGGGGTTGTCCTGGCCATTTTCCACTTCACCAACGGCCTCTGGGCTTTTGCCATAACCTGGGGAATCACCGTAGGCCCCCGGGCACAGCAGATCTGGACTTATGCATGCCTGGCGGTCTTTGTTCTCCTGACGGCTATTGGACTTTATGATCTGACCGCTTTTATGTAA
- the ehuC gene encoding ectoine/hydroxyectoine ABC transporter permease subunit EhuC: protein MAILDLLPTLLKGLEITLIITLLATLLALVLAFLAGFGRLSKYPPICFLTAVYVETFRGTSLLVQLFWIYFALPLLGISLPPLAAGVLTLGFNCGAYGSEVVRSAILAVPKGQTEAGVALNFSPWQRMRRIILPQAFVMMLPGFGNLQIELLKSTSLVSLITLADLTYQASVLNASTMETTLIYSLLLVIYFLIAWPLTRGIRWIENRLTVGRY, encoded by the coding sequence TTGGCTATCTTAGACCTCTTGCCGACCCTGTTAAAAGGGTTGGAAATAACCCTCATCATCACTCTTCTGGCAACCCTCCTTGCTTTGGTGCTGGCTTTCCTGGCCGGGTTCGGCCGCTTGTCCAAATATCCGCCCATCTGCTTTCTGACGGCAGTCTATGTGGAAACCTTCCGGGGAACCTCCCTGCTTGTTCAGCTTTTTTGGATCTATTTTGCCCTGCCTCTTTTAGGCATCAGCTTGCCTCCCCTGGCCGCCGGAGTCCTGACTCTGGGTTTCAACTGCGGGGCCTATGGTTCCGAGGTGGTGCGCAGTGCTATTCTGGCTGTTCCCAAAGGGCAGACGGAAGCCGGGGTTGCCTTGAACTTCAGCCCCTGGCAGCGCATGCGGCGCATTATCCTGCCCCAGGCCTTTGTCATGATGCTGCCGGGGTTTGGCAATCTGCAGATTGAGCTGCTGAAAAGCACCTCCCTGGTCTCTTTAATCACCCTGGCCGATTTGACCTATCAGGCCTCCGTGCTTAATGCTTCCACTATGGAGACGACTTTAATTTACAGCTTGCTGCTTGTGATCTACTTCCTGATTGCCTGGCCCTTAACACGGGGGATCCGCTGGATAGAAAACAGGCTGACTGTAGGGAGGTACTAA
- the sdhA gene encoding succinate dehydrogenase flavoprotein subunit produces the protein MSKVIVVGGGLAGLMAAIKIAEEGTPVDLFSLVPVKRSHSVCAQGGINGAVNTKGEGDSPWEHFDDSVYGGDFLANQPPVKAMCDAAPGVIHLMDRMGVMFNRTPEGFLDFRRFGGTKHHRTAFAGATTGQQLLYALDEQVRRFEAAGLVRKYEGWEMLSAVIDEGVCKGIVAQNLYDMEIQSFPGDAVIVAAGGCGMIFGKSTNSTINTGSVASALYQQGVKYANGEFIQIHPTAIPGEDKLRLMSESARGEGGRVWTYKEGKPWYFLEEMYPAYGNLVPRDIATRAIYHVVFDLGLGVNGENMVYLDLSHKDPHELQIKLGGILEIYEKFVGDDPKKVPMRIFPAVHYSMGGMWVDYDQMTNIPGLFAAGECEYQYHGANRLGANSLLSAIYGGMIAGPKSLEYIKKNKSATSSGQEEAFVRERKTQEELWNSILTMKGEENPYHIYQELGDVMTQNVTVIRYNDKLAGTDQKIQELMQRWQRIRLIDDVQWSNQTALFIRQLWNMLELARVITLGALNRNESRGAHYKPDYPERDDANWLKTTIATYTPEGPRFSYEAVDVSLITPRPRRYDVEK, from the coding sequence ATGAGTAAGGTAATCGTGGTAGGCGGAGGACTGGCGGGTCTGATGGCTGCCATTAAGATAGCGGAGGAAGGAACACCGGTGGATTTATTCTCCTTAGTACCGGTGAAACGCTCCCATTCCGTATGTGCTCAGGGAGGAATCAACGGGGCGGTCAACACAAAAGGGGAAGGAGATTCACCTTGGGAGCATTTTGATGATTCGGTCTATGGAGGGGATTTTCTCGCCAACCAGCCTCCTGTGAAGGCCATGTGCGATGCCGCGCCGGGCGTTATCCATCTCATGGATCGTATGGGAGTTATGTTTAACCGGACACCGGAAGGGTTTTTGGATTTCCGGCGTTTCGGCGGGACCAAGCATCACCGTACAGCCTTTGCCGGAGCCACCACAGGCCAGCAGCTTCTCTATGCCCTGGATGAGCAGGTCCGCCGTTTTGAAGCGGCCGGCTTAGTCAGGAAATACGAAGGATGGGAGATGCTCTCTGCTGTTATTGATGAGGGAGTCTGCAAGGGAATTGTCGCCCAAAACCTTTATGATATGGAGATCCAAAGCTTTCCCGGCGACGCCGTCATAGTAGCTGCCGGAGGGTGCGGCATGATTTTTGGCAAGAGCACCAATTCCACCATTAATACAGGCTCCGTGGCCTCGGCTCTCTACCAGCAAGGGGTTAAATACGCCAATGGTGAGTTTATCCAGATTCATCCTACGGCCATTCCGGGGGAAGATAAGCTGCGGCTCATGTCCGAGTCGGCCCGTGGCGAAGGCGGGCGGGTCTGGACCTATAAAGAAGGTAAGCCCTGGTATTTCCTGGAGGAGATGTATCCGGCCTACGGGAACCTGGTCCCCCGGGATATTGCCACCCGGGCCATCTACCATGTGGTCTTTGATCTGGGTCTGGGAGTCAACGGTGAGAACATGGTTTATCTGGATCTTTCCCATAAAGATCCTCATGAACTTCAGATCAAATTGGGGGGAATTCTTGAGATCTATGAGAAATTCGTGGGGGATGACCCCAAAAAGGTTCCCATGCGGATTTTCCCGGCGGTTCACTATTCCATGGGCGGAATGTGGGTGGATTATGATCAAATGACCAATATCCCCGGTCTGTTTGCCGCCGGGGAATGTGAATATCAATACCATGGGGCCAATCGCTTAGGAGCCAATTCCCTGCTTTCGGCTATTTATGGCGGTATGATCGCCGGCCCTAAGTCCCTGGAGTACATTAAGAAAAATAAATCGGCAACCTCCAGCGGGCAGGAAGAAGCCTTTGTTCGTGAACGGAAGACTCAGGAGGAGCTCTGGAACAGTATTCTCACCATGAAAGGTGAGGAGAATCCCTACCATATTTATCAAGAGCTGGGTGATGTTATGACTCAAAATGTCACCGTCATCCGCTATAATGACAAACTGGCCGGGACGGACCAGAAAATCCAGGAGCTTATGCAGCGTTGGCAGAGGATCCGGCTCATTGATGATGTCCAGTGGAGCAATCAGACGGCACTTTTTATCCGGCAGCTTTGGAATATGCTGGAGCTGGCCCGTGTCATTACCTTGGGGGCCCTTAACCGCAATGAAAGCCGGGGAGCCCATTATAAGCCTGACTATCCGGAGCGGGATGATGCGAACTGGCTGAAGACCACCATTGCCACCTACACACCGGAGGGCCCGCGATTCAGCTATGAAGCGGTGGATGTATCACTGATTACGCCCAGACCGCGGCGCTATGATGTAGAGAAATAG
- the ehuA gene encoding ectoine/hydroxyectoine ABC transporter ATP-binding protein EhuA: MSAQLKLLKTTPDETKNKQTVAGKKVKQPVVHYEKIAKAYGDLQVLKGIDLDIAPGEKVALIGPSGSGKTTMARLLMTLEEPTSGAIQVDGESLWQQKVKGKMVKANEKHLHKIRNKIGMVFQHFNLFPHMTILGNVTAAPIHVLGMTKDDAEAQAIAMLEKVGLGDKLHGYPAQLSGGQKQRVAIARALVMRPKIMLFDEPTSALDPELVGEVLEVIKEIAQEGEMAMLLITHEMDFAKDVADRVVFFDEGHIIEEGPPREIFHNPQSPRLQNFLSRFRGR; this comes from the coding sequence ATGAGTGCTCAATTGAAACTATTAAAAACTACACCGGATGAAACGAAAAATAAGCAGACCGTAGCCGGGAAAAAAGTAAAACAACCTGTAGTGCACTACGAAAAAATCGCCAAAGCTTATGGAGACTTGCAGGTCTTAAAAGGGATTGACCTGGATATTGCGCCGGGAGAGAAAGTGGCCTTAATCGGACCCAGCGGCTCAGGAAAAACCACGATGGCCAGGCTGCTCATGACCTTGGAAGAACCTACTTCCGGAGCCATCCAAGTGGATGGTGAGTCTTTGTGGCAGCAAAAGGTCAAAGGAAAAATGGTTAAAGCCAATGAAAAGCATCTTCATAAAATTCGCAACAAGATCGGTATGGTCTTTCAGCATTTCAATCTTTTTCCCCATATGACCATTTTAGGCAATGTGACAGCCGCTCCCATCCATGTGCTGGGGATGACCAAGGATGATGCTGAGGCGCAGGCCATTGCTATGCTGGAGAAAGTGGGCCTGGGTGATAAGCTTCATGGCTACCCCGCCCAACTGTCCGGTGGGCAGAAACAACGGGTGGCTATCGCCAGGGCTCTGGTCATGCGCCCCAAAATTATGCTCTTTGATGAACCTACCTCTGCTTTGGACCCTGAGCTGGTGGGTGAAGTGCTGGAAGTCATCAAGGAGATTGCCCAGGAAGGGGAGATGGCTATGCTCCTCATCACCCACGAGATGGATTTTGCCAAGGATGTGGCGGACCGGGTGGTCTTCTTTGATGAAGGGCACATTATCGAGGAAGGACCGCCCCGGGAAATCTTCCATAACCCCCAGAGTCCCCGCCTGCAAAACTTTTTAAGCCGCTTCCGGGGAAGATGA